Proteins from one Canis aureus isolate CA01 chromosome 20, VMU_Caureus_v.1.0, whole genome shotgun sequence genomic window:
- the TSN gene encoding translin — MSVSEIFVELQGFLAAEQDIREEIRKVVQSLEQTAREILTLLQGVHQGAGFQDIPKRCLKAREHFGTVKTHLTSLKTKFPAEQYYRFHEHWRFVLQRLVFLAAFVVYLESETLVTREAVTEILGIEPDREKGFHLDVEDYLSGVLILASELSRLSVNSVTAGDYSRPLHISTFINELDSGFRLLNLKNDSLRKRYDGLKYDVKKVEEVVYDLSIRGFNKETAAACAEK; from the exons ATGTCTGTGAGCGAGATCTTCGTGGAGCTGCAGGGCTTTTTGGCTGCGGAGCAGGACATCCGAGAG gaAATCCGAAAAGTTGTACAGAGTTTAGAACAAACAGCTCGAGAGATCTTAACTCTACTGCAAGGGGTCCATCAGGGTGCTGGTTTTCAGGACA TTCCAAAGAGGTGTTTGAAGGCTCGAGAACATTTTGGTACAGTAAAAACACATCTAACATCTTTGAAGACCAAGTTCCCTGCTGAACAGTATTACAG ATTTCATGAGCACTGGAGGTTTGTGTTGCAGCGTTTGGTCTTCTTGGCAGCATTTGTTGTGTACTTGGAATCAGAAACACTAGTGACTCGAGAAGCGGTTACAGAAATTCTTGGCA TTGAGCCAGATCGGGAGAAAGGATTTCATCTGGATGTAGAAGATTATCTCTCAGGAGTTCTAATTCTTGCCAGTGAATTG TCGAGGCTGTCTGTTAACAGTGTGACTGCTGGAGACTACTCTCGGCCCCTCCACATCTCCACCTTCATCAATGAGCTCGATTCTGGCTTCCGCCTTCTCAACCTGAAAAACGACTCGCTGAGGAAGCGCTATGATGGCTTGAAGTACGACGTGAAGAAAGTGGAGGAGGTGGTCTATGATCTCTCCATCCGGGGCTTCAATAAGGAGACCGCGGCGGCTTGTGCAGAGAAATAG